From Diadema setosum chromosome 5, eeDiaSeto1, whole genome shotgun sequence, the proteins below share one genomic window:
- the LOC140228998 gene encoding uncharacterized protein, which translates to MEVLEPSQSGKWKSYLESFCCRKYLNDISYTILPAVGAASHTAFAVHILDRSLLVGCFPKWNLAVANSLLFNAHLGIGLYIYSRRCLQAASISNRVLFSLYGSAMFNFGSVLLFGTGKQVLVEDRFIGSVYAVCASLCFLCVGRYFFEFLDSQVRKDFDV; encoded by the exons ATGGAGGTGTTGGAGCCTAGCCAAAGTGGGAAGTGGAAATCGTACTTGGAATCGTTCTGCTGCAGAAAATATTTGAACGACATCAGTTACACGATACTTCCTGCTGTTGGTGCTGCAAGTCATACTGCATTTGCTGTCCATATATTAGATCGCTCTCTATTAGTGGG ATGTTTTCCAAAGTGGAATCTTGCAGTGGCCAACAGCTTGCTCTTCAATGCACACCTGGGCATTGGACTCTACATCTATAGCAGACGATGTCTCCAAGCGGCCAGCATCTCCAACCGAGTTCTCTTCAGCCTTTACGGCAGCGCCATGTTCAATTTTGGTTCGGTGCTCCTGTTCGGCACAGGCAAGCAAGTTCTGGTGGAGGACAGATTCATTGGAAGTGTCTATGCTGTGTGTGCCAGCCTATGCTTCCTCTGTGTGGGGCGATACTTCTTTGAGTTTCTGGACAGCCAAGTTAGAAAAGATTTTGATGTGTAG